One segment of Fibrobacter sp. UWB10 DNA contains the following:
- a CDS encoding MMPL family transporter: MNLINKFSSWYIPLICKHQYKALAFYLILALLCAIPILFKPGLKLDADLSHLLPEGTPSVKALEESYQRFGSTDQFMIAIQSDDVYLVAALQDSIREYIHKNWQGDFVSTQVDNENQFFMDNALLYLPIKHLERIRDNLEDLQLEIGRKNGPLVVDLLEASSADSASTEKKERVWFSADIPQELGLPDEAAGAFDSFFKKKNENASIDGKEWHKKKPVPVALRNRFIGCPPPDSTGKILFNGVVNAKLIKPSTDYEFVTHILARTDTLLAYFSNKTYPVPTRFSVEGTYEGLKEVDEVANDSIFSFAISLVLIIILTIFFFRSVKGPILVTASVLYACLPTLAFTALFYGKLNPFTVFVASIILGIGIDYAIHILGTSQKLMRTYATLEEVLEAAQRKMLKPFVLASFTTIAAFLTLLAAHFRGFYEFGVVASMGVLFSMLTSVLVLPVFIKCMGGIPKAPDNSLLPKSWDEAKILRFFKYAAFAGFALGIVSLWFAQDVDFEHNLRNLRRVSTEKTQVKKGIRTGVTRINNRSSSTPAAVMGSSSKQLDLLYDTLMVRLHVEHDSTLRSFLTLKTFVPPQDSQEKRLEVIEEIRDLVDARVFDRAEGDDSANVANLRKLASIEKTFTAEDIPGWALDLLREKDGSYGKIGFIYGDFPSWDAKALHRFQERYSHWNFDGEDLRTFSSQFILSDVIDLVKKDSFRLALVIILVIFGTLIISFRKPKLFLAGCVSFGMGIVLTLGLLGFLTDFFEFGKISIYNVIVIPMTLGIGIDATIHMITSWMSDKNLTLRQLMDTTGRNVMASSTTTIAGFVGFLFTTHRGLKGIGDLACLGIAMFLITSIIFSMYLCGSWLKKNKG; this comes from the coding sequence ATGAACCTAATCAACAAATTTTCGAGTTGGTACATTCCTCTTATCTGCAAGCACCAATACAAGGCTCTTGCATTTTACCTAATCTTGGCACTCTTATGCGCCATCCCCATTCTCTTTAAGCCTGGTCTCAAACTGGATGCCGACCTATCGCACTTGCTGCCCGAAGGCACCCCCAGCGTTAAGGCCCTTGAAGAGTCTTACCAGCGATTCGGTTCTACTGACCAGTTCATGATCGCCATCCAAAGTGACGACGTTTATCTGGTCGCCGCCTTGCAGGATTCCATACGCGAATACATCCACAAGAACTGGCAAGGTGATTTCGTTTCGACCCAGGTCGACAACGAAAACCAATTCTTCATGGATAACGCCCTGCTTTATTTGCCCATAAAGCACCTTGAAAGAATCCGCGACAACCTGGAAGACCTGCAACTCGAAATCGGCCGCAAAAATGGTCCCCTGGTCGTTGACCTTCTAGAAGCATCGTCTGCAGACTCCGCATCGACTGAGAAAAAAGAACGCGTTTGGTTCAGCGCCGACATTCCTCAGGAACTTGGTCTCCCCGATGAAGCCGCAGGCGCATTCGATTCCTTCTTCAAGAAGAAAAACGAGAATGCCTCTATTGATGGCAAAGAATGGCACAAGAAAAAGCCCGTACCCGTTGCCCTGAGAAACCGCTTTATCGGTTGTCCGCCTCCCGACAGCACCGGAAAAATCTTGTTCAACGGCGTTGTAAACGCCAAGCTTATCAAGCCCTCGACCGACTACGAATTTGTAACTCACATTCTTGCCCGTACAGACACCCTGCTCGCCTACTTCAGCAACAAGACTTATCCGGTTCCTACCCGCTTTTCTGTAGAAGGCACTTACGAAGGACTTAAAGAAGTCGACGAAGTCGCAAACGATTCCATCTTCTCTTTTGCTATTAGCCTTGTTCTGATTATCATCCTCACCATCTTCTTCTTCAGAAGTGTGAAGGGCCCAATCTTGGTGACCGCCTCGGTGCTTTACGCTTGCCTTCCGACTCTTGCATTTACAGCCCTGTTCTATGGCAAGCTGAATCCCTTTACCGTATTTGTTGCCTCCATTATCTTGGGTATCGGCATTGACTACGCTATCCATATTTTGGGAACGTCGCAAAAGTTAATGCGCACGTACGCCACCCTCGAAGAAGTCCTGGAAGCTGCTCAACGCAAAATGCTCAAGCCATTTGTGCTTGCAAGCTTTACCACGATTGCAGCTTTCCTTACACTTTTGGCGGCCCACTTCCGCGGCTTCTATGAATTTGGCGTGGTAGCCTCGATGGGCGTGCTGTTCAGCATGCTCACCTCGGTCCTTGTACTTCCGGTATTCATCAAGTGCATGGGCGGTATCCCGAAGGCTCCCGATAACTCGCTGCTGCCAAAGTCTTGGGACGAAGCGAAAATCCTGCGTTTCTTCAAGTATGCAGCCTTTGCGGGTTTCGCCCTCGGAATCGTTTCGCTCTGGTTCGCTCAAGACGTAGACTTTGAACATAACCTGCGTAACTTGCGCCGCGTTTCAACAGAAAAAACTCAAGTAAAGAAAGGTATCCGCACAGGCGTTACAAGAATCAACAACCGTTCTTCTTCTACACCTGCCGCAGTCATGGGTAGCTCCTCGAAGCAGCTCGACCTTCTTTACGACACATTGATGGTGCGCCTGCATGTAGAACACGATTCTACCCTTCGCAGTTTCCTCACCCTCAAGACTTTCGTTCCGCCTCAGGATTCACAAGAAAAGCGACTCGAAGTCATCGAAGAAATCCGCGACCTTGTAGACGCACGCGTGTTTGACCGAGCCGAAGGCGATGATTCTGCAAACGTTGCAAATCTGCGCAAGCTCGCCAGCATCGAAAAAACATTTACTGCCGAAGACATTCCTGGTTGGGCTTTGGACCTGCTTCGTGAAAAAGACGGTAGCTATGGAAAGATTGGCTTTATTTACGGCGATTTCCCGAGCTGGGACGCCAAGGCTCTACACCGTTTCCAGGAGCGTTACAGCCACTGGAACTTTGACGGCGAAGACCTTCGCACCTTCTCTTCGCAATTCATTCTTTCCGACGTTATTGACTTGGTCAAGAAGGATAGCTTTAGACTTGCGCTCGTCATTATCCTCGTCATTTTCGGCACCCTCATCATTTCCTTCCGCAAGCCCAAACTATTCTTGGCGGGCTGTGTCTCGTTTGGTATGGGTATTGTCTTGACGCTTGGACTTCTCGGGTTCTTGACAGACTTCTTTGAATTCGGAAAGATTAGCATTTACAATGTGATTGTGATACCCATGACACTCGGTATTGGCATTGACGCCACAATCCACATGATTACCTCTTGGATGTCCGACAAGAACTTGACGCTCCGTCAGTTAATGGACACTACCGGCCGTAACGTGATGGCCAGTTCCACTACCACCATCGCAGGCTTTGTCGGGTTCTTGTTCACCACTCACCGTGGTCTCAAGGGCATTGGCGACCTTGCATGCCTCGGTATAGCTATGTTCCTTATCACAAGTATCATCTTCAGCATGTACTTGTGCGGAAGCTGGCTTAAAAAGAATAAAGGTTAA
- a CDS encoding glycosyltransferase has translation MNLLFNLVAVQPIHSAKFHGGGSYGEVIFWALVKRGVQFSCAYDGKKYLDPMILDACKTQNIPLFDINEKLPQQIIDENQIDTFYTPLYSLEKKWDINVKDFVFTWHGVRALEMQYSWAGVGFAKKLGQKFEALVRYRESWKKHYYKPKYQDLAKRMAEGKARTITVSEHSRASIKSFFPELLDLEIPVFYSPMTAYEPEGFLPPGVAAKKYFLLTSGARWEKNNLRAAMAFDELVGMYQSQGKPFDFKMVITGAANPKAYLRHLKHKDRFVLLSYVENKELEFLHKNAYAFVFPSLNEGFGYPPVQSMRYGVPVAASGTTSIPEVCGDAVLYFDPYSVSEIKNRLVQLLDSKIYDEYAARAPKRYVEVHTRQIADLEETVNFILKV, from the coding sequence ATGAATCTGCTTTTCAATCTGGTCGCAGTACAGCCGATTCATAGTGCCAAGTTCCACGGCGGTGGTTCCTACGGCGAAGTGATTTTCTGGGCGCTGGTCAAGCGCGGTGTGCAATTCAGCTGCGCCTACGACGGCAAAAAGTACTTGGATCCTATGATTCTCGATGCCTGCAAAACGCAGAACATTCCGCTGTTCGATATCAACGAAAAATTGCCGCAGCAGATTATCGACGAAAACCAGATTGATACCTTTTATACCCCGCTTTACTCGCTCGAAAAAAAGTGGGACATTAACGTCAAGGATTTCGTGTTCACTTGGCATGGTGTGCGCGCTCTCGAAATGCAGTACAGCTGGGCCGGTGTCGGTTTCGCCAAAAAACTCGGACAGAAGTTCGAAGCGTTGGTCCGTTACCGCGAAAGCTGGAAAAAGCATTACTACAAACCCAAGTACCAGGATTTGGCCAAGCGCATGGCCGAAGGCAAGGCCCGCACTATTACGGTGAGCGAACATAGCCGTGCTTCCATCAAGTCGTTCTTCCCGGAACTTCTGGATTTGGAAATTCCGGTTTTCTACAGCCCTATGACGGCATACGAACCCGAAGGATTCTTGCCGCCGGGAGTCGCTGCGAAAAAGTATTTCTTACTCACGAGCGGCGCCCGCTGGGAAAAGAATAACCTGCGTGCTGCGATGGCTTTCGATGAACTAGTCGGTATGTATCAGTCGCAGGGCAAGCCGTTTGATTTTAAGATGGTGATTACCGGGGCCGCAAACCCCAAAGCTTACTTGCGCCATCTCAAGCATAAAGACCGTTTTGTATTACTCAGCTATGTCGAAAACAAGGAACTGGAATTCCTGCATAAGAATGCCTACGCCTTTGTATTCCCGAGCTTGAACGAAGGCTTTGGCTATCCGCCGGTGCAGTCCATGCGCTACGGCGTGCCTGTGGCCGCAAGCGGTACGACTTCGATTCCTGAAGTCTGCGGTGACGCGGTGCTGTACTTTGACCCGTATTCTGTAAGCGAAATCAAGAACCGCCTAGTGCAATTGCTTGATTCTAAAATTTATGACGAGTATGCGGCCCGTGCGCCCAAGCGCTATGTCGAAGTGCATACCCGTCAGATCGCCGATCTCGAAGAAACGGTGAATTTTATTCTGAAGGTTTAA
- a CDS encoding transglycosylase domain-containing protein: MRHFSKLFKIVAAFALVGLICCIPAYIVVFKILPTQDPDNQFNRSTILQVLSGETRVYYNDGEELLGAFFDANHRVYVPYGDIPANIVNALIAAEDAGYWTHSGFSIYGFTRAMISNIKSGHMRQGGSTLTQQTVKNIFGREERSIKEKGKELINALRMEKHFSKEDILEFYLNQFHVSGTGKGVAIAAQYFFNKELKDLTLAECAFIAGSVKGPFNYDPFIQRNAERREKALARGKERLEYVLGRMVEENYISEEEMNEALAKPLEFNHGNFRFSVSTMLDRIEEKLDGEFFQKKFEAEGIEDWRKAQLSITTTVDARSQDAAKTALQANISGLQMQLGGFVLPKAQFANRAQTARKGDYLYGTVDSIMVDDQGGLKALTLNFGQLKGLVSEAAVKDFAKKAGGDVNKILAPQLKKGAILLVSVMDDKIVDGFAPCQIETEPVLQGALFAIQNGNVVASQGGFHNTGFDRSFKAVRQLGSSWKPILYALALKYHWNYLDMLENDFNVFQFTNQFYFPRPDHKNKGDVVSIAWSATRSENIASIWLLEHLLDKLSLEEFYDIAAVNDMARHEDEDTKKFFERLRDKYGLILKEDTKREIEFTKARDALAERYRLEGKDDKARDVLNLRYGTFNDVAVKQSKKDAKTLSFIKHNYKRYSEILRERQAQELDPTIELPPLDSVVLLNHFTLADMKRLSTMIEPVDSEVDYLDAEHLRYWPDYRRSLAFAEYARFAKEIGIHQKLQKVFSMPLGVNDITLAEISTAYQTLLTGKVFKCLDGDWTDPCFIKEIKNRDGKVIFRNKSESKVVLGDSITSQIAVMLHSVFTNGTARSQYTHITVTSPDKAITLRYPALGKTGTTNDYRNVAFLGALPTYVNEKNGIATDSVIAIGSYVGFDDNKPLKSGRTRIAGASGGLPQWADFAKKEINILGLPEKIDFLDISMLAAGEVPLVLPNERGQLTVDPMTGSIIAGGSAEQGRPLPWIEVPGFTPPQVHAAAAETAAAHGIMISLPMPTAAPAASTDSTNVAEATPSAPAEGATAEGATTPTVQPQPTQPAQPKAAAMPKDDDWDLPEGFDSKNAFVPIEAD, encoded by the coding sequence ATGCGTCACTTCTCCAAATTGTTCAAAATCGTGGCCGCTTTCGCTTTAGTCGGCCTCATTTGCTGCATTCCCGCCTACATCGTAGTATTCAAGATACTCCCGACCCAGGATCCGGACAACCAGTTCAACCGTTCCACCATCCTGCAGGTGCTTTCAGGCGAAACTCGAGTCTATTATAATGATGGCGAAGAACTTTTGGGCGCCTTCTTTGACGCAAACCACCGCGTGTACGTACCTTACGGTGATATTCCGGCCAATATCGTGAACGCCTTGATCGCCGCCGAAGACGCCGGCTACTGGACGCACTCCGGATTCAGCATTTACGGCTTTACCCGCGCCATGATTTCAAACATCAAGAGCGGGCACATGCGCCAAGGCGGTTCTACGCTGACCCAGCAGACCGTCAAGAACATTTTTGGCCGTGAAGAACGAAGCATCAAGGAAAAGGGCAAGGAGCTCATTAATGCGCTCCGCATGGAAAAGCACTTTAGCAAAGAAGACATCCTGGAATTCTACCTGAACCAGTTCCACGTTTCGGGTACCGGAAAGGGCGTAGCTATTGCCGCCCAGTACTTCTTTAACAAGGAACTCAAGGACCTGACACTTGCCGAATGCGCCTTTATTGCAGGTTCGGTGAAGGGCCCGTTCAACTACGACCCGTTTATCCAGCGCAACGCCGAACGCCGCGAAAAAGCCTTGGCCCGCGGCAAGGAACGCTTGGAATACGTACTCGGCCGCATGGTCGAAGAGAATTACATTTCTGAAGAAGAAATGAACGAAGCACTCGCTAAGCCGCTGGAATTCAACCACGGCAACTTCCGCTTTAGCGTGAGCACCATGCTCGACCGCATTGAAGAAAAGCTGGACGGCGAATTCTTCCAGAAAAAATTTGAAGCCGAAGGCATCGAAGACTGGCGCAAGGCTCAGCTTTCGATTACTACCACAGTAGATGCCCGCAGCCAGGACGCAGCAAAGACTGCTTTGCAGGCAAACATCAGCGGACTCCAGATGCAGCTCGGTGGCTTTGTGCTCCCGAAGGCCCAGTTTGCAAACCGCGCACAGACGGCACGTAAGGGCGACTACCTGTACGGCACTGTCGACAGCATCATGGTCGATGACCAGGGCGGTCTCAAGGCATTAACGCTCAACTTCGGACAGCTCAAGGGTTTGGTTTCGGAAGCAGCCGTGAAGGACTTTGCGAAAAAGGCCGGCGGCGATGTGAACAAGATTTTGGCACCGCAGCTCAAGAAGGGCGCCATTCTTTTGGTGAGCGTGATGGATGACAAGATTGTCGACGGATTCGCTCCTTGCCAGATTGAAACCGAACCCGTGTTGCAGGGCGCTCTTTTCGCCATTCAGAATGGTAACGTCGTCGCAAGCCAGGGCGGTTTCCACAATACCGGATTCGACCGTAGCTTTAAGGCCGTGCGTCAGCTGGGTTCTAGTTGGAAGCCGATTCTTTACGCGCTCGCCCTCAAGTACCACTGGAATTATCTGGACATGCTGGAAAACGACTTCAACGTTTTCCAGTTCACGAACCAGTTCTACTTCCCGCGCCCGGACCACAAGAACAAGGGTGATGTCGTAAGCATCGCTTGGTCTGCCACGCGTTCTGAAAACATCGCCAGCATTTGGCTCTTGGAACACTTGCTCGATAAACTTTCGCTTGAAGAATTCTACGACATCGCCGCCGTGAATGACATGGCCCGCCACGAAGACGAAGACACCAAGAAGTTCTTTGAACGCTTGCGCGACAAGTACGGCCTGATTCTGAAAGAAGACACCAAGCGCGAAATCGAATTCACCAAAGCCCGCGACGCTCTTGCCGAACGCTACAGGCTCGAAGGCAAAGACGACAAGGCCCGCGATGTGCTGAACCTGCGCTACGGAACCTTCAACGATGTCGCCGTAAAGCAGTCCAAGAAAGACGCCAAGACTCTTAGCTTTATCAAGCACAACTACAAGCGCTATTCTGAAATCTTGCGCGAACGCCAGGCACAAGAACTTGACCCGACGATTGAGCTCCCGCCGCTGGATTCCGTAGTGTTGCTCAACCACTTTACGCTCGCCGACATGAAGCGCCTTTCGACCATGATCGAACCTGTGGATAGCGAAGTGGATTACTTGGATGCAGAACACCTGCGTTACTGGCCCGATTACAGACGTTCGCTCGCCTTTGCCGAATACGCACGCTTCGCCAAAGAAATCGGTATTCACCAGAAGTTGCAGAAAGTGTTCAGTATGCCGCTCGGCGTGAACGACATTACGCTGGCTGAAATTTCGACTGCTTACCAGACGCTCTTAACCGGTAAGGTATTCAAGTGCTTGGATGGTGACTGGACCGATCCGTGCTTCATTAAGGAAATCAAGAACCGCGACGGCAAGGTGATCTTTAGAAACAAGAGCGAAAGCAAGGTAGTGCTCGGTGATTCGATTACCTCGCAGATTGCAGTGATGTTGCATTCCGTGTTCACGAACGGTACCGCTCGTAGCCAGTACACACACATTACGGTGACCTCGCCGGATAAAGCCATTACGCTGCGCTACCCCGCCCTCGGTAAGACCGGTACTACGAATGATTACCGCAACGTGGCCTTCCTTGGCGCACTCCCGACTTACGTGAATGAAAAGAATGGCATTGCCACCGACTCCGTGATTGCTATCGGTAGCTATGTGGGCTTTGACGATAACAAGCCGCTGAAATCTGGACGCACGCGTATTGCAGGCGCCAGCGGTGGTTTGCCGCAATGGGCTGACTTTGCCAAGAAAGAAATCAACATTTTGGGTCTGCCCGAAAAGATTGACTTCCTCGACATTTCGATGCTTGCCGCCGGCGAAGTTCCGCTGGTACTCCCGAACGAACGCGGCCAGCTGACCGTTGACCCGATGACCGGTAGCATTATCGCAGGCGGTAGCGCCGAACAAGGTCGCCCGCTCCCGTGGATCGAAGTTCCGGGATTCACGCCGCCGCAGGTTCACGCCGCGGCCGCAGAAACCGCCGCTGCTCACGGCATCATGATCAGTTTGCCCATGCCGACAGCAGCTCCCGCAGCATCAACCGATTCTACAAATGTAGCCGAAGCTACCCCGAGCGCACCTGCCGAAGGAGCAACCGCGGAAGGCGCTACTACGCCGACAGTTCAACCACAGCCCACGCAGCCGGCACAGCCGAAGGCTGCCGCTATGCCCAAGGACGACGACTGGGATTTGCCTGAAGGCTTTGACAGCAAGAACGCCTTTGTGCCTATTGAAGCAGACTAA